GGTGCGGCCGATGCCGGCGATCGACACGCCTCCCGATAAGGCCGCGGCGATCTGCGGCAGGTTGAACATCACGACGCCAAGGGCGCCGCAGCACAGGAGCAGGGAGGTCGTGGCGGAAATTACGTTGGCTGTGTCAGGAGTGGCCGAGATATGGGCGGCGTACTGGCTGACGAAACTGGTCAACATGACGATGCTGGTTGCAACGAGCACCTTGAGCACGACGCAATTGAGTACCTGTCCAATCCAGCTTTCGGTGTACTTTTCCGTGGCCGGCCACATCGCGCACAGGACGAACGCCGGGCCGATCGCCAGCACGATGGCGAGGGCAACTTTCGCGAGCAAATAGAAGCCGAGGCCGAGGCTGAAGATAAAACATTCTGCGATCGCCACCGCGGCGGCTGCGGCCATTAGGCCAAAATTGGGCCAGAATCCGACCACCGCCTGATTCCACAGCTGTACGCCCAGTTCATCGAATGGCTTGGCGAAATCGTCGATCAGTGCTCCGACCGACGATAAGCCGGACATCGACTCGATAAGCGCAGATTCGAGCGCCGCGGTCCCTTCGAGCACATTGGTCTGGTAGGCGCCGGCCGAAAGAGCAATCCCGGCAATGAGTGCCATGCGAAACGATTTCCAGACAACGGTCTGCACCGGGTCGCCCGCATCGCCGCGCATGATGGTGAACGCGATGACGATCAGGTGGATCGTGGCGCCGGTCAGGGCGATCGGCGCCAGCGCCGCGCACAGCGCCGCGCTTTTGCTTGACACAGCGGTGTCGAGAAGTCCGTCGATCGCGGCTTCAACTTCTTGGGCGATCCCCATGATTATTTTCCTGCTGGTTTAGGTGCGGTTGGAAAGCCTCGGGGATCTGGCTTGTAGTGGAACGTGTCCGCCCCGTTCCTTGCAGGCGGCTTGTCCACTTCCTTTTTCGGTGGTGGCGGTGTCGACCCGGCCGGCGGCTGGTACTTGAAGGTGTCCGAACCATCGCCGGTTCGGCGCGCGAGCTCCCGGTCCCGGTCGGTGCAGCCGGAGAACAGGGCCATCAACATCATGGTGGCGAGCAGGGTGGGGCGGTTCGGTACCATGGGGCTCCTTTAGTGACGCATGAGGGTGCGACGTGCGGCGATGCGCTTGTGTAGTTCCGGCTCCCACACCGCCGGGTCGTCGCCCAGTTCGGCGCGGATCGCGTCGAGCAGTTCGACGTTGTCCAGCGAGCCGGACAGGATGTTGAGGACGTCGGGCATCGCTCCGAGGTCGAATTTCACGATGGCCGAACGGTGCCCCTGCTTGACCAGGAACAGGCGGCTGTCTTCGCCGAGGTTGCGGATGATCTCGAACTCCTGTTCGGTGACCTTGAATCCCTCGACGTAGTCGTCATGGTCGGCCGAAGGGTTGGGGAGAAAAATCTTCGTCACGGATTGCTCGACCATCGTCTTGCCGATGGCGTGGCGCAGCACGTCGGACGGCGACTGAGTGATGAAGACGCCCAGGCCGCTCTGCTTGCGGATGGTCTTCTGCTTGTTCATCGCAAAGTCGGCAAAGTACGGGTCGGAGAGCGGCTTCCAGAATTCTTCCATCCAGTAGATGAAGGGATTGCCGTCGATGAGCGATTCGGTCACGTGCAGCAGGTAGGCCATCATCGGCGTGCGGATCTCGGGATCGTCGAGAAACTCGGTGTAGTCGTAGCCGTGAATCCGGATCGTTGGGTCGCTGAAATCCTGGGTGTCGCGCGGATTGTCGAAGGCCCAGCCGTGCTGGTGGTTGCCGATCCACTTGACCAGGCGGTCGCGCACGCTGTTGCCACCCTGGACGACCTTCAGGTTCTGCCACACCGACGCCAGCCGGCGCAGTTCGATATGGACGTTCTCGCTCATGACGGTGCGCACGGCGGCGCTGATTTCGGCGTCTTCGGCCGCTATCTGGTTGGGCGCGGCGGGACCGGCCAGCAGTCGAACGAACCTTTCGCAGAAGCCGATGTGGTGTTCGGTGGGCGCCAGCTGGAAGGGATTGAATCCGGTCGGCTCGCCGCGCTTCAGGGCGTTGTACTTGCCGCCGAGACGGCGGATCGCGATCTCGGCGCCGCGGTCCTTGTCGAAGAACACGCCGCGCAGGCCCGGGTACTTCAGGGCGAACAGCATCAGCCCCAGCACGAGCGTGGTCTTGCCGGTACCGATCTGGCCGATGACGGCGGTGTTGCCCGGCTTTTTCTCGTCGGTGGCGTCGTGGTCGTCGGCCGATACGTGGTGATTGAAATAGAAGGGCTGGCCGCTGGGCGTTTGCAGCAAGGCCAACGCCTCGCCCCATGGGTTGCCGTTGCGTTTGCCGCGGGCGAAGTTGTGCAGGGGGCTCAGGGCGGCGAAATTGCGGCTGGTGATCGAGGCCTCGCGCGGGCGCATCGTCCAGTTGCCGGGGAGCTGGGCGAACCAGGCGCATTCGGGAATGGCGTCGATGACGGCCGTTCGGAACCCGGGCCCGTCCTGCAGCGCGGTCCTGGCCTCGGAGATGTTGCGCGCCACTGCCGTCGGCGAATCGCCGAAGACCGCCAGGGTGTAGTGGTATTCGCCCATCTCCAGCAGTCCGCTGCCCACCGCGTTCATGGCCTCGTCAATCTGTGCGATTTCCATCGCCGACGCGTCTTCGGAGGACGTCAGTTGCCCCTGTTGGCGCTGCAGCGCCGCCTTCGCATCGCGCCTGTTCAGGATGGAGAAACTCTGGGTCTCGATGTACTCGTAGTCGCCATACAGGATCGCATTGTTCATTCCCGGTTCGGAGAACTTCGGATAATCCTGGAAGTCGAGGAAGCCGGCGAACTTGTGGGCGAGCGGGTGCCAGATTTCGAGCATCCCATTGCGGTCGCCAAAAAGCAGGCGCGACGTTGGCAGATAATCCGACAGGCTGGCGCGGCGCAGCGGCACGTCCTCCCAGACGCCGTTGGTCAGAAATCCCAGGAAGGCGGCGGCTTCGGAAAACGTGACATCGCCGCGCTGGAACGTGGCCAGGCGCTCCGGCGCATAGCGTTTCAGGCTGGTGTTCAGTTGCTTGGCGAGGTCGTCGAAGGCGTCCAGTTCCTCCGCCTCGCGATCGGCCACTTCAGCCGCGCTGCGGGTGAGGAGTCGCTTGAGCAGGCGTCCGCCGGCGCCGGGCCGCGGCCGGTAAATCAGGGTCAGGTACAGCTCGGTGACCATCTGCGGATGCAGCAGCTGGCCGCCGTCGGCAGCACGCGCATCGAAGCCTGCATAGTAGCGATCGCTGAAGGCCTGGGCGAAGGCGTTGTCGAAGCGCGCCGGCAGGCGCTCGCGCACCCTGCGGCGCACCTTGTGCGACCACAGCGCGTGCTGGCCGCCGCCCAGAGACTGCAGGCACTGGTGCAGCGCGTCGTGCCGTTCCTGGATGGCCGACTGGTCGGCGGTCTCAAAACAGATCCCCTCCAGCCGCCAGGTGGCGCAATAGTCGCCGTTGTGGCGCAGCTTGATGACGTCGTGACGGATCGGGGTGCCGAAGGGAAGATAGTCGGCGCTGGCAATCTGTGCCGCGGCGCGCTGGCGCGGATGCATCGCGGTGTGCATCATGCCTCCTTGCGGCGCTTGTAGCGCAGCGGCGAGTAGGAGATCGCCGACCACTGCCGCACGCCTGCCCGCTGGCGCCAGCGCATTTTCGCACGCATCATCAGCTGGTGCAGGCGCTGGTCATCCCTGCGCGTCACGGCGCGCATCGCGATCATGATCGGGATGTACAGCGTCAGCATGAACAGCGCAGCGTAGGCGCTGGCGAGGTAGCACAGCCAGCCGCCGGCGATCAGGAACGCGCCGGTCACGAGCAGGCCCGGCACCATGGGCACGCCGCCGAACGTGGCCGGGCGCGTGCATCCGCGGAAGATCGGATCGCGAAAAGTGGACATGGCTTAGTTGATCAGCCACGCTGCGATGCCGGGCGCGCCGCCCGCTAGGATGCCGCCGATGACGATATTGCTGATCTCCGACCACTTGGCATGTTGGAAGGCCATCTTATACGCCGCCCACAGGATCGCAATTGTGAAAACCGTGACTGCGATGCCTATAAGGAGGTTCTGGACGTTGGTCATCACCGTGTCGACCTTGGTGATCTGCGCGAAGGCAGGCGCGCTGGTGAGGGCGCTTACCGCAGCAATAAGGCGAAGAAGGGCGGCCTTCCTGGATTTTGCGTGCTGCGATGCTGATGGCTGGAATTGCATGGTCTGGCGCTCCATAACAAAAAAATGAACTGGATGAGGTTGCTCCACGTACTCGTATGTTGGTGGTTTTGCAATGGCGACAGCATTGACTATATGGCAAACAAAAAGCCAAAACAATGGTTTTGGCGGCTCAAATCGCAGACATTGGATATGGCTCAAAAGCCCGTGGTTGAGGGCGTTCTACGGAATTGAGCGGCGCCGATTGGTGCGGAGGTGCGGCGCGGTGCCGCGTGGTTCGCCGGCGTCCGAACCAGGCTGTTCAGTTGCGGCGCGAGCAACGTTGGACCGTTGAGCTTGATGTGGTGTGCGTGCCACGGCTGAGTGTTGAGGGGCGACGATTTTTTGCACATAGCCGTCGCGAAAACCCGTCGTGAAATTGCCCGACTCGTAGCAGCTGAACGCGGCGCGCAAGGCGGCCTGGGGCTGATCCTGCGAGTTCGCGCGGCGGAAGCAATCGGTCAGGATTGCGGCGCCAGCCGCCAGATTCGGACAAGCCAGCAGCGCCGATGCCGGTGTCAGGCCATGCGTGCTGAAGTTGTACCGGTTGATTTGCGCGAGGCCGACGCTGTAGTTGTAGCCCTTGGCGTGCAGCCAGATGATGGTGGCGAGCGCCTCCTGATAGGTGCGGGGCTGGCGCTGCAGGCGGGCGCCCACGACACCGATCGCGTAGGGATTGAAGGAGGATTCGACTTCGACCAGCCGGCGCATCGTGGAAGCGTGCACCGCCGGCGCGCAGCTTTGCAGCATCGCGTCGAAGTCGATGGGGACGTTCATGTAAGGCACTCTCCGTTTTTTTTCGAGCTGGCGGCGTGGGTCGCTGTTCCGCCTTCAACGGTGTTGAACCGGCGCCGCGGCAGGATCGATACGGAGTATCGTGCGAAGCGCGGGTAGCTTGTTGTGGGGAGCATGCGCGCAAGGTAGCAGCGATCTGCATCAGGGTGCTTGAGCTTGCGCCAAAGTGGTCCGTTCAGCGAAGCGGGCATGCCGGCTTCAGGTTGCGTTCGATGTGATTCGCCCCTTGAGGCTGACGCTGTACACATCGGGCGTGCCTGGTCGGTCTTGGCGTGCGGGTCGTGCGTGGGCTCGGTGTCGCATTCGATGGACCGCAGGATAGTGCGTGTACCGCCTCAGTGCAGGACCAGGGTGAAATATCTGGCGTTGAACATTCTGCGACCTGCGGCGGCGGCGGCCTCGATGTGCTTGAAGTGACGCGGCGCCGCAGGGTTGCGCCGGGTGGACAGGTAGATCCGGTGTCGCGGAGACTTGAGCTTGACGCTCAGGACGTAGGTCGATTCGCCGACGCGGGTGATCCGCATCTCTTCCAGGCCGCCGGCATCGACGGTGGGGATCAATTCTTCTTCGCGTGCACACCGCATGTTGGCCATGACTGCACCATGCTCCTCTGGCTCGCCTGTCATGGCTCGCCCATATGTTGCGATAGTTTCAGTATTGCCTTCGGGTTCTCGCGGCGATTGATGCATAACAGACAAGGTGGCGATCCTCGACAACGCATCGTTCAGGCATGGCAAAGTGCGGGACGCTGGGCCCCGCTCCGATTCTCTTTGTGTTTGCTGTCGCGGGAGTGGACGCACGTGGATGGATGGACCAAACGAGGTGAAAGAACGATGAAGACGATGGCATTGGCGAATCAGAAGGGCGGGGTGGGCAAGAGCTTCGTCGCTACGCAGTTGGCGTTCTTTCTGGCCGAGCGCGGCAAGCGCGTGCTGCACCTCGATCTGGATCACCAGCGCAATTCGTCGGTACCCTTGATCAAGAGCGGCCTGGCGCGCCTGGCCGGATGTGCCGCGAGCGATGTTCTGCAAGGACCGGTCACGGCGTTAATCGATTTTCCGTTCGTGGTGGTGAGCGGGGATGTCCGTTTGAGTGGACTGGAAAGGCAGCCGGAACATCACAATTCGTATGTGGCCAACCTGCGGGGCTTTCTGGATGCGGTCGGCGCGCAGTTCGACGTCTGCGTGATCGACACCAACCCGAATCCGGACATCCGGTATGCGGCAGCGCTGATCTGCGCCGATTGCGTGCTGTCGCCGGTGCAGTTGAACCAGGAGGCGCTCGATGGCATCGGTTCGCTGCTGCGCCATCCGCGGTACGGCGTGCACAAGGTGCGGGACTTGATGAATCCGAAGCTGGATCTGATCGGGCTGTTGCCGAACATGGTCGAGGCGACGCCGTTTCAGCGCGCGAATCTGACGCAGTTACTGCAGGCGCATCCGCAGCTGTTGATTTCTTTGCCTGGCGAGCTCTTGCGCTATGCCTTCATTCAGACCCGGACGGCGATCGCGGAAGCGCAGGCGGCCGGCGTGCCGCTGTGGCAGCTGCGCCATGCTTCGGTCAGCGGACAGGGCAAGGTCGGGGCCGGGAGCTTGCGTACGGCCGCGCGCGAGGCGTGGCGCGAGGTGCGGCCGGTGTTCGAGGAGATTGAGCGGCGTATTTTTAAGGAGGCTTGACGATGGCGCTGGACCTGTCGATGCTCGATGAATATTATGCGCCGCGTGGTGACGCTGGTGGCATCGCGGCGCGCGCTCCCTTGTCGCTGTTCCAGGAAGATCCCGACAATCCGCGCTTCGAGGACGATGCGGAGGAATTCCAGCTGCTGGTCGCCGACGTCCTTGCGCACGGCATCCTGCAGCCGATCGTGGTGCGGCGGGTGGAAGGCGGGCGGCTGCGGATCCGGTTCGGGGCGCGCCGCTATCGGGCTGCAGTGACTGCCGGCCTGGCGGATGCGCCCTACATCGTCACTGAGGATCCACGCCAGTTCGACGATTATTCCCAGGTGGCCGAGAACCAGCGGCGCGCGCCGATGCAGCCGCTCGAGCTGGCCTTGTTTGCGGCGAAGAAGATCGCCTCCGGCGAGCAGAAGATCGCGGTCGCTGCACGCTTGGGGATGCGACCGAGTGCGCTCAGTCATCTGCTGTGCCTCACGGGTGCGGCGCCGCCGTTTCTGCTGGAGCTGTATCACGCGCGCAAGTGCCGCACGCCCTTGTACCTGTATCGCTTGCTGCGCCTGTGGCGGCGCGATGCGCCGATGGTGGAGGCGGCATGTGCGGCGGCCACGGAGATTGGGGCGGCGCTGATCGAGCGGCTCGAGTCGGAGTGGAACGGACGGCGCGAGGTGGCAACGGCGGACGGTCTGCCTGCAGGCGGCGCGGCAGGCGGTGCGGATGCGGGGGCGGCGCGGGTCCCCGGCGGGCTCGCGCCTGTTGGGGCGCCGCAGCCTGGGCCCGACACTGCACGCGGCGTTTTGCGCGGCTTGGCGGCACGCAGGGATAACCGGGTCAGGCGGCCGCTGTTGATCGTGACCTGGAAGGGGCGGGAGGCGGTGATGCGGCTTCGGGTGCGGCCTTCGACCGAGGCGTTGATCTGGGTGCAGTGGTGTGACGATCAGCGCGAGGCGGAAGTGCCTTGTGCAGAGATCTTGGTGAGTCGGCTGGTCGATGCGGCGAAGTAGTAGCGGTTCGTCGGTTGGACTGGCGAGGCCCTGCGGGCCCGTCCTCCTTGCGGGTCGCTGCGCTCCGTCCTGCGGACCAGGCCTGCGACCTGCCTTCAGTCCTCCTCTCGCAACGGCAACGTCAACGGCACGCTCGGCGCTTCGCACCCAGCTGCAGGCCACCCCGGCGCAGCGCTTCGCGCACCGCCAAGGCACGCTCGGCGCTTTGCGCCCAGCTGCAGGCCACCCCGGCGCAGCGCTTCGCGCACCGCCACGGCACGCTCGGCGCTTTGCGCCCAGCTACAGGCCACCCCGGCGCAGCGCTGCGCGCACCGCCACGGCACGCTCGGCGCTTCGCGCCCAGCTGCAGGCCACCCCGGCGCAGCGTTTCGCGCACCGCCACGGCACGCTCGGCGCTTCGCGCCCATCTGCAGGCCACCCCGGCGCAGCGCTTCGCGCACCGCGCACCGCCCACTTGCTGGCAGACTGAGGTGAGTCGCGCCGGATGCCGTCAGGGCGGCGCCAGTTACCTCGTGGCACGGCCCTCGAGCCGCCGTTTGCACTGTGAAGCGCGCGCGCCTCGGCACCAATCCAAAGGCGGCAGCGCGGGCCGCACCGCCCGTTGCGCCAATCTTCCCCCAAGCCAGAATGCGGCCGGGAGTGTGCGCTGGACGCAACTCACCGCGGAGGTTCATTTTTTGTGAAACGCCCCCTTGAAGCCGTTTTTGTCAATCCCCATTTTCGGATTCGAGCCGGCTGGTCTTGGTCTCCTGCCGGTGCAACTTTTGAATCGGAGGACATACCATGTACGACTCGATCTTGAATCACCCCAACAGCTTGTTCGGCCAGTTCGAGCGACTGCGCCGTGAACTCGATGATGCGTTTGGCGTCTCTGGTTTCCCGACCAGCATCCGCTCCGTCGCCTCCGGAACGGTGCCCGCAGTCAATGTCGGCCGCACGCCTTCCAGCATGGAAATTTATGCGTTCGCCCCCGGCCTGGACGCCTCGAAAACCGAAGTGACGCTTGAGCGTGGCGTTTTGCGCATTTCCGGTGAACGCGTAGCAGGCATCCCTGCGAATGATCCGAAGGTTCAGGTGTACGCTCGCGAACGCGGCTCAGGAAGCTTCGCGCGCGCCATCTCCTTGCCCGATGACATCGATCCGTCGCAGGTCAATGCCACTTACCGCGACGGCGTGTTGCATGTAAGCATCGCCCGTCACGAATCGGCCCAACCAAAGCGCATCACCGTGCAGTAACTCATCGAACATACAAGGAGAATTCATCATGAACGACAACACTCAAGTGACCCGTCAAGGCGCCGATCAGGAGCCACAACGGGCTGTGCAACCAGTGGTTGACGTGTTCGAGGACGCTGTCGGCATTACGTTGCTCGCTGACATGCCCGGCGTGCCGAGGGACCAACTGGAGATAAAGATCGAGGGCGATACCCTGCTGATCGAGGGTGGCGTGCAGCAGCTCACGCCAGATGGGTTGGAGGCGGTGTACGCCGAAGTCCGCGTGCCGCGATACCGCCGCAGCTTCACCTTGAGCCGCGAACTCGACACGGCGCACATCGAAGCCAACCTGAAAGACGGCGTGCTCAGCCTGCGCATTCCCAAGCAGGCGCAGGCACAGCCTCGGCGAATCCCCGTATCGGCGGGTTGACCTTGGGCCGAAGGTTAGGGAGGAACCACCATGACGAAGCTTGCAGAGCAATTCAAGCAAGGCGCGGACCACGCGTGGCAATCCTTGGCTGAGGGCTGGCGTGAGCTTAGCGCCCGCGCCGGCGGCGCTCTGACGCGCTTCTGGGCAGCGCCGGGCGCGGGGGCGCAATCGGGTACGCCGTCCCCGCGCGAAGAAGGCCGGTTGCCGTTTGGCGGATGGGCCTTCATGGCATCGGACGTGTTCGATGACGACGAAAAGGTGATCGTCCGCATCGAAGCACCCGGAATGCGCCGTGAAGACTTCAACATCGAATTGGACGGCGACACTCTCACCGTGTGGGGTGAGAAACGGTCTGATCGAGAGATCGGACGTGGCCACTACAGTGTCGTGCAATGTGCTTATGGCAGCTTCCGACGCGATGTGGCATTACCTGCGCGCGTTAGGGCTGAAGAAGCCAGGGCCAACTACCGCGACGGGGTGCTGCGCATCGAGCTTCCCAAAGCGGAAGCGGCCCGCGCTGTTCATATTGCTGTAAGGACAGCCTGAGCATCAGAGGTGCTGCGCCGGTCGGCCAAAGCCGGGCGGCCCACGTCATCGGATGAAGGATGTTTCAGGCTTGGAGCTACATTACTGGGCTCATGTCGCCGGCGGACGCTGGCCGACATGAATCTAATGAATCGAAAGGAGACATCACTATGAAGCCATTCATGCTGACCTATCCAAACGAGGTAATCGGTTCATCGAATGGAGGTGATCGTAAATATTCACAGCGCTCAAATGCGCTGAAGGGGCTGGCGGCAGCACTGCTGAGCGTCGGTCTGGTAACGGCGGCCCCGCTGCTTGCCGCAGAATCGTCCACCCCGAGCAAGCTGCAGATGCAGGCAGGGGCCAGCAAGGCGGTTCAATCCCAGGTTGACAAGCAGACTGCGGCCGCCGCCGCCGAGAAGCGCAAGCAGCTGCTGACCGATGCTGCGGCAGCAATCGCCCAGACGCAGCAGGCACTCAAGGCACTTGAGGACAAGAAGAATGATGTGGCGCTCAAAGCGCTTGCGGACGCCACCGGCAAGCTGGAGCTCATTGTCGCTCGCGATCCTTCTCTCAGGCTCGCGCCCATTGCCACCGAGGTAGTGACGTTCGACGTGTTTGCCGAACCGGAGACGCTCAAACTTGCAATTGCCGACGCCAAAAGGGCACTTTCAAACGGTGATATTCCCAGAGCGCGGCCCCTGGTGGAAGCGCTTGCTAGCGAGACTCAGATTCGAACCACGAACATTCCGCTGGCGACCTACCCCTCGGCGATTAAGGGCATTACGCCGCTGATCGACGCGGGGAAAATCGAGGAGGCCAAGACGCAGCTGGAAATGGCCCTCAGTACCTTGGTAGTCACCACCGAGGTGATCCCGCTGCCGAAGTTGCGTGCCGAAAACCTCCTGAAGGATGCGCAGGCTCTGGCGGAGAAAAAGGACCGCAGTAAAGACGATAACGAAAAGCTGGCGAACCAACTCAAGAGCGTGCGCGCCCAATTGCAGATGGCTGAGATGCTCGGCTATGGGAAGAAGAGCGACTTCCAGCCGATGTACGCCCAACTGGAATCCATCGAGAAAGCCTCCGCGGCCGGCAAAAGCGGATCCGGCTGGTTTGCCAAAATTCGAAAGCAAGTCGCTGAGGCCTTCTAATCGATTGCACGGTGAACGCGGCCACCGTATGGCTCCTTGGGAACCTCCGGTGGCCTGGCCGGCGCCCGGCGCCGTTTTAAGCGCCGGCGGCATTGAGACTGCGATGCGCTCAGAAAGGTGCAATGTGGACGCCCGTCCTTTCAGGCGAGGGCCTGCTGGGGCATCGCGCCATGTTATCTGGAAAAGAATAAGATGCATCAGAACGAATTTGTTGGCACCACAACGCTGCTTTACGCACTTGCCAATCCGATCGGCGTAATCCCGATTTTTCTGAGCCTGACTCACGGCATGGCGGCACGCACACGGCGCAAGACCATTGTGATTGCCAGCCTGGCGGTAGCGGCTTTCTTGTCGGCTTCGGCGCTGTTTGGTCGTGACATCCTGGCATTCTTCTATGTCGGGCTCGACGATTTCCGCATTGCCGGCGGACTGTTCGCACTTTTCATCGCGTTTGAAATGTTCCAGGCGCACTACGGTGGCTTTATGCAAACTTCGGAAGAGCGTCGCGAAGCCAGGTCCGACCACCGGGCCATCGCCGTTACGCCTCTTGCGTTCCCGCTGCTGGTCGGCCCGGCGGAGATTGGCGTGATGATCACCTTGGCGAACGACATAGGAGACTGGCAGGCGAAGGCAGCTCTGGTCGGCTCGGCGGTTTCGACTGCCGCTCTCGTTGGCGTAACCTTGTGTCTGGCCTTGCCGATCAACCGATTGCTCGGCAGGACCGGAATCAATGTAGCAACGCGGGTGATGGCGCTGTTCGTGGCGGCCATCGGAATCCACTTCATTATGACTGGACTTCGCAGTCAGTTGCCTGGCCTCGCATCCTGAGCTTCTATGAAGTTGGAAGCGAGTCGAAACGCCGAAAGTGGTATTTACCTTTAAGGACGCAACAATACTTGCAGCCGCCGATTGTTGTCGGAGAAAGGAGTTGATCATGAATTCAGGGCGCGCTACTTCCCAATCGGAAAAAGCGAAATACAAACGCGCGGCGATGCGGCATCACGGCTTGTCGTATATAAGCGAAAAGCAGATTCAGGCTTACCTCATTGCCCGTGATGTGCTGCGCCGATATCAACGGACCTCCTCGTGTGTGGTGGAACCGCCAAACCCGGTATCTCACCTCCGCGAGGCTTCCCATGCGGACTCCCGATGAGCGTAAACGCGCATCGCCGCATGCTGGGGCAACGCCGAATCGCTTGTGCCAGTCGTTGGTACCATCATGAACAACGTCCTCCTGCACAGTCGTTGTTGTTCTACGTTCGCATGTGCGAAGTGAGCGAGTCGAATGACAGGAGTGCCAGCGCAAAGCGAACGTGTGTTAAGGGGCGACAGCCGTCACTCAACTCTAGCGTCCGGTCATCCGCTTTCGCTGCACGAGGGGGCGAAGCGGGCGCTAGGCAACGTGGCGTGATGTCCGGAGCCATTGAGGTTGAAATGATCTCGGCGTGTTGATGCCTGATGGTGGAAGAAGGGACGGCGCGGTTAGCCGCCCCGTTTTTGTTTGTGCGTCTTTTTGCGAGAGTGAGGGCGGGCGCGTGTACCTGTGCCTGGGGGCGAATTGTGGTCATTGCGCCCCTGGTCGCGATACATTTTGCAGCCATATCTCGCAGGCATTTTAAATTTTAAAATAATTGGGGTCTTGAGGACTAATGCAGGATAGGCTGACGCCGGTCAAAGTGCTCCACGCACGTTTGACTACCATGGACTCATCGACCGACGTGACCACCTCGCGAGACGACCATGACGACCGCACTGCGCCCAAACCGTATCAACATCGACCTCGGTGAATACAAGCAGGCCTGGCTGGATTACTGCAAGGCGCATTCGACAACCCCGAGCGAGGCGTTCCGACACATCGTCGCCAAGCTCACCGCCGGCGCGGCTCCCGAACCTGCGCCGCAAGAGACCCCGCGATCCGCTGAAAAGATACGGCGCGAGATCCGCCTGACCCGATCCGAACTGACCCGCGCAGAAGCGATTGCGAAACACGAGGGCTTCTCGCTGACGCGCTGGATCGTCGCGTTGATAAACGCGCGATTGGACAAGACGCCGCAACTCGGACAGCGCGAGCTCGAGATGCTGGCGCGGTCAAACCTGCAGATGCTCGCGATCGGTCGCAACCTGAATCAGCTGGCGCGGGCCGCTAACCACGGCATACCGATAGGCACGGGTGGAAGGGACTTGATCGAGGCGTTGCGCACCACCGTCATGCAGCACGCGGGCCAGGTCGCCAGCGTAATGACGGCCAACACCAGCCGCTGGAGTCACTGATGAACGCGCGCCAAGTCGACGATGCGCTGCAGGAATGGGGCAACCGCGTTTTCAATGGCGGGCCGGTGAAGAAGCGGATCCGCAAAGGGATGACAGGACTGCGCCTACTGGCGCCGCAGGCAGCCGGCGCCGGTTCGGGGCGAATGGATGCCTCGCAGGTGCGCCGCAGAGTGCATTCGCTGGTAAAGCGGCGACCTCAGGTCATGGTGCGGATATCGGGAGGCGGGAAGACTATCCGCCATATCAAGGCGCACCTCGATTACATTTCGCGCAACGGCCAGCTCCCGCTGGAAGATCAACAGGGTGACAAGTTCACTGGAAAAGACGACCTCGCTGCCTTGCGCGACGAGTGGCGTTTTGGCGGTTTCGCGATCGACGACAATGCGACGACGCGTCAGGCCTTCAACATCATTCTGTCCATGCCCGACGGAACGAGAGATGTCGCAGTGCTACGTG
This window of the Massilia sp. R2A-15 genome carries:
- a CDS encoding type IV secretion system protein; this encodes MGIAQEVEAAIDGLLDTAVSSKSAALCAALAPIALTGATIHLIVIAFTIMRGDAGDPVQTVVWKSFRMALIAGIALSAGAYQTNVLEGTAALESALIESMSGLSSVGALIDDFAKPFDELGVQLWNQAVVGFWPNFGLMAAAAAVAIAECFIFSLGLGFYLLAKVALAIVLAIGPAFVLCAMWPATEKYTESWIGQVLNCVVLKVLVATSIVMLTSFVSQYAAHISATPDTANVISATTSLLLCCGALGVVMFNLPQIAAALSGGVSIAGIGRTVGRALLDLMNRPAKAKPAPPGKPAGGAIFPGGGNSTAGPPPPPRAPLFQRNTIERLRKAA
- a CDS encoding VirB4 family type IV secretion/conjugal transfer ATPase → MMHTAMHPRQRAAAQIASADYLPFGTPIRHDVIKLRHNGDYCATWRLEGICFETADQSAIQERHDALHQCLQSLGGGQHALWSHKVRRRVRERLPARFDNAFAQAFSDRYYAGFDARAADGGQLLHPQMVTELYLTLIYRPRPGAGGRLLKRLLTRSAAEVADREAEELDAFDDLAKQLNTSLKRYAPERLATFQRGDVTFSEAAAFLGFLTNGVWEDVPLRRASLSDYLPTSRLLFGDRNGMLEIWHPLAHKFAGFLDFQDYPKFSEPGMNNAILYGDYEYIETQSFSILNRRDAKAALQRQQGQLTSSEDASAMEIAQIDEAMNAVGSGLLEMGEYHYTLAVFGDSPTAVARNISEARTALQDGPGFRTAVIDAIPECAWFAQLPGNWTMRPREASITSRNFAALSPLHNFARGKRNGNPWGEALALLQTPSGQPFYFNHHVSADDHDATDEKKPGNTAVIGQIGTGKTTLVLGLMLFALKYPGLRGVFFDKDRGAEIAIRRLGGKYNALKRGEPTGFNPFQLAPTEHHIGFCERFVRLLAGPAAPNQIAAEDAEISAAVRTVMSENVHIELRRLASVWQNLKVVQGGNSVRDRLVKWIGNHQHGWAFDNPRDTQDFSDPTIRIHGYDYTEFLDDPEIRTPMMAYLLHVTESLIDGNPFIYWMEEFWKPLSDPYFADFAMNKQKTIRKQSGLGVFITQSPSDVLRHAIGKTMVEQSVTKIFLPNPSADHDDYVEGFKVTEQEFEIIRNLGEDSRLFLVKQGHRSAIVKFDLGAMPDVLNILSGSLDNVELLDAIRAELGDDPAVWEPELHKRIAARRTLMRH
- a CDS encoding type IV secretion system protein VirB3, producing MSTFRDPIFRGCTRPATFGGVPMVPGLLVTGAFLIAGGWLCYLASAYAALFMLTLYIPIMIAMRAVTRRDDQRLHQLMMRAKMRWRQRAGVRQWSAISYSPLRYKRRKEA
- a CDS encoding TrbC/VirB2 family protein, which codes for MQFQPSASQHAKSRKAALLRLIAAVSALTSAPAFAQITKVDTVMTNVQNLLIGIAVTVFTIAILWAAYKMAFQHAKWSEISNIVIGGILAGGAPGIAAWLIN
- a CDS encoding lytic transglycosylase domain-containing protein is translated as MNVPIDFDAMLQSCAPAVHASTMRRLVEVESSFNPYAIGVVGARLQRQPRTYQEALATIIWLHAKGYNYSVGLAQINRYNFSTHGLTPASALLACPNLAAGAAILTDCFRRANSQDQPQAALRAAFSCYESGNFTTGFRDGYVQKIVAPQHSAVARTPHQAQRSNVARAATEQPGSDAGEPRGTAPHLRTNRRRSIP
- a CDS encoding ParA family protein, producing MKTMALANQKGGVGKSFVATQLAFFLAERGKRVLHLDLDHQRNSSVPLIKSGLARLAGCAASDVLQGPVTALIDFPFVVVSGDVRLSGLERQPEHHNSYVANLRGFLDAVGAQFDVCVIDTNPNPDIRYAAALICADCVLSPVQLNQEALDGIGSLLRHPRYGVHKVRDLMNPKLDLIGLLPNMVEATPFQRANLTQLLQAHPQLLISLPGELLRYAFIQTRTAIAEAQAAGVPLWQLRHASVSGQGKVGAGSLRTAAREAWREVRPVFEEIERRIFKEA